The following proteins come from a genomic window of Iamia sp. SCSIO 61187:
- the rodA gene encoding rod shape-determining protein RodA produces MATVPIPRRRPLTSLRHDPSAIWHHIDAVLVACLVAVAGLGVLMVYSATRGASPPYDGSYLTRQAFFVVIGLIACAVVAVVDYHKVLDQTPLIYGSTIVLLVAVRLVGSRRSGTQGWFQLGPFQLQPSEFAKLALILGFVYLATQFHGDIDLRRLGALLGLCALPIVLVLLQPDLGTSLVSVAVTFCLLVAAGVRGRYLVLLGVASVLLATLVLTSGVLDDYQKARLTVFANQESESSLEDQRGDAYNLEQSKLAIGSGGVRGTGLFNGPQTRSERVPEQHTDFIFTVVGEELGLIGAGALLSAYAVIVWRIWRTAQLARDDAGSMICLGVLAMFVFQIFQNVGMTMGIMPITGIPLPFLSYGGSSTIMAFIAMGLVLNIHMRRFR; encoded by the coding sequence ATGGCCACCGTCCCCATCCCCCGCCGGCGCCCGCTCACGTCGCTCCGCCACGACCCCTCGGCCATCTGGCACCACATCGACGCCGTCCTGGTCGCCTGCCTGGTGGCCGTGGCCGGGCTCGGCGTGCTGATGGTCTACAGCGCGACCCGGGGCGCATCGCCGCCCTACGACGGCTCGTACCTGACCCGGCAGGCCTTCTTCGTGGTCATCGGCCTCATCGCCTGCGCCGTGGTGGCGGTGGTCGACTACCACAAGGTCCTCGACCAGACGCCGCTGATCTACGGGTCGACCATCGTCTTGCTGGTGGCGGTGCGGCTCGTCGGGTCGCGCCGGTCCGGCACGCAGGGCTGGTTCCAGCTCGGACCGTTCCAGCTCCAGCCGTCGGAGTTCGCCAAGCTGGCCCTGATCCTCGGGTTCGTCTACCTGGCCACCCAGTTCCACGGCGACATCGACCTGCGCCGGCTGGGCGCCCTGCTCGGCCTCTGCGCCCTCCCGATCGTCCTGGTGCTGCTCCAGCCCGACCTGGGCACGTCGCTGGTGTCGGTGGCGGTGACCTTCTGCCTGCTCGTCGCCGCCGGAGTGCGGGGGCGCTACCTCGTGCTCCTCGGCGTGGCCTCGGTGCTGCTCGCCACCTTGGTGCTCACCAGCGGCGTCCTCGACGACTACCAGAAGGCCCGGCTCACCGTCTTCGCCAACCAGGAGTCCGAGAGCTCGCTGGAGGACCAGCGGGGCGACGCCTACAACCTCGAGCAGTCCAAGCTGGCCATCGGGTCCGGCGGCGTCCGGGGGACCGGCCTGTTCAACGGCCCGCAGACCCGAAGCGAGAGGGTGCCCGAGCAGCACACCGACTTCATCTTCACGGTGGTGGGGGAGGAGCTGGGCCTCATCGGCGCCGGCGCCCTGCTGTCGGCCTACGCCGTCATCGTGTGGCGGATCTGGCGCACCGCCCAGCTGGCCCGTGACGACGCCGGCTCCATGATCTGCCTCGGCGTGCTGGCCATGTTCGTGTTCCAGATCTTCCAGAACGTCGGCATGACGATGGGCATCATGCCCATCACCGGCATCCCGCTGCCGTTCCTCAGCTACGGCGGCTCGTCGACGATCATGGCCTTCATCGCCATGGGCCTGGTGCTGAACATCCACATGCGCCGCTTCCGCTGA
- a CDS encoding DUF559 domain-containing protein has product MHESKDLRGVDFDEVDGISCTALVRTLVDLPAVCHEFKAGVALDHAMRHEPAVLDRVVQRHLEVARRGRTGTVALRALLAERSDANLVDSGFERRTLRLIAGSALPPPVTQHHVVDGDFQCWLDIAWPAFKVAVECDSLAHHQGERAFRWERVRRRRLIALGWTILEFTYREVTQQGPMVLAEIARHVP; this is encoded by the coding sequence ATGCACGAGAGCAAGGACCTGCGCGGCGTCGACTTCGACGAGGTCGACGGCATCTCGTGCACCGCGCTGGTGCGCACGCTGGTCGATCTGCCGGCGGTCTGCCACGAGTTCAAGGCGGGCGTCGCTCTCGACCATGCCATGCGCCACGAGCCGGCCGTGCTCGACCGGGTCGTTCAGCGCCACCTCGAGGTCGCCCGCCGGGGCCGCACCGGCACCGTGGCGCTGCGGGCCCTGCTCGCCGAGCGGTCCGATGCCAACCTGGTCGACAGCGGGTTCGAGCGGCGGACGTTGCGGCTGATCGCCGGCAGCGCGCTGCCGCCTCCCGTCACACAGCACCACGTGGTCGACGGCGACTTCCAGTGCTGGCTCGACATCGCCTGGCCGGCGTTCAAGGTCGCCGTCGAGTGCGACAGCCTGGCTCACCACCAGGGCGAGCGCGCCTTCCGGTGGGAGCGGGTCCGCCGGCGTCGGCTCATCGCCCTCGGCTGGACGATCCTCGAGTTCACCTACCGCGAGGTCACCCAGCAGGGGCCGATGGTGCTCGCCGAGATCGCCCGCCACGTCCCCTGA